CTCGAACACCGTCGAGGCAAGCCGTTGCTGTTCTTCCAGGGCCTTGCCGGCACTGATGTCGCGGCGCGTGCCAAGCATGCGAATCACCCGCCCATTGGGCGAACGTTCTACCGCACGCCCGCGGTCCTCGATCCACACCCAATGCCCATCGCCATGACGTATCCGGTATTCCACCTGATAGTCCTCGGTGCGGCCTTTGAGGTGCTTCACCAGCGCATGCTTGAGCAGCGGCAGGTCATCGGGGTGCAGGCGCGGCTTGAGATGACTGAGCATGGCGGTGACGTACTCGGGTTCCAGGCCGAACAGTTCCTTGAGCTGGGTGTGGTGCACCTCATCGGTTTGCAGGTTCCAGTCCCACAGGCCCAGTTCACTGGCTTGCAGTGCCATGGCCAGGCGCGCCTCGCTTTTATTCAGGGCAAGGCTGGCGGCGTCCAGTTCCTGGCTGCGCAGCGCCATACGGTCTTGCAGGCCGACCTGGGCGTCACGCAAGTCCTGTTCGACCTGGCGGCGCTGCTCGACTTCGCGCATCAGCGCCTGGTTCAACTGCTCGCTGCGTTGCCGGGCCTGCTGCAAATGCTCGATCAAGGCCTGGTTCTGGAAGCGGCGCAGCAGCCCGCGCTGGATCAGGCGGTTGACCTGCCACGCCACCACACTCAACGACGCCAGCAGGATCACACCGAGCACGCCCCAGCCCTGTTGCTGCGAGGTTCCGTTCCAGAACAGATACACGATGACCGGCAGCAAGCACGGCAAGGCGAAAGACACAAAGGCCCATAGGCTGACGGCGTACGCCACGCTGGCCGACAACATCGCCGCGCCGATCAGGCCGAACACCCAGGCCTGCTGCATAAAGTTGTCGGTGGGCACCAGGGCGATGGCCGCGATCGACAGGGTCAGGCCGCTGGCCGCCGAACCGAGCATGAACATCCGGCGCCAGACCGGTTGGGCCTGGCGGCCGGGCATGGCCGACTCAAAGGCCGCCACCTGGATGACCCGCATCGCCACGAGAGCCAGCAACCAGACCAGCCAGGCGCTGTCGAGCAAGTATTGCTCGGGATCCCACAGCAGCCAGGCGCAGACCAGGCCATTGACCAGCATCAACAGGGTCGGCACCAATGAGCCCTGATACAGCAGGCGTGTCCGCTCGACCGCCATCTGGGTGGCGTAACGCTTGCGGATAACCTGCGCAGGCGCCGCCGAAGGGCCGAGCAGGTCAGTGTCAAAGGTCATAGGCGGTGTTCTTATAATGGTGAGCCCGAAACGTCGACGGAGCATACACAAGCAAGCGCTCGGGCCAAACTGCCCCAGGTCATAAAAACTACCCGTCGGCTGGGCGCAAAGCGTTGTTCCAGACAGCTTGAACGAGACGCCACGCGGGCTGTGACGCATGACTGACCGGTCATCCGCACCCAATAGAAGTTTGCCCGCCTGCGGTTTTCCGTCGGCCACCTGGCATTGGGGTTTGCCCGTCTCCCCCCCGGCACCCTAGAATGCGCCGATGCGCGATGATCTCTCCCTTTTGCTGAACTCCCTCAACGATGCCCAACGCCAGGCCGTAGCGGCCCCCGTTGGCCGTCAGTTGGTCCTGGCCGGTGCTGGCTCCGGTAAAACCCGAGTGCTGGTGCACCGTATCGCCTGGTTGATCCAGGTCGAGAACGCGTCGCCCCATTCCATCCTGTCGGTGACGTTCACCAACAAGGCGGCCGCCGAGATGCGCCATCGCATCGAGCAACTGATGGGCATCAGCCCGGCCGGCATGTGGGTGGGCACCTTCCACGGCCTGGCGCACCGCCTGTTGCGGGCGCATTGGCAGGAGGCGGGGCTGGCCCAGACGTTCCAGATCCTCGACAGCGACGACCAGCAACGCCTGGTCAAGCGGGTGATCCGCGAGCTGGGCCTCGACGAGCAACGTTGGCCGGCACGCCAGGCCCAGTGGTTCATCAACGGCCAGAAAGACGAAGGCCTGCGCCCGCAACATATCCAGGCCAGCGGCGATCTGTTCCTGGCCACCATGCGCAGCATCTATGAAGCCTACGAGGCGGCCTGCGCACGCGCCGGCGTGATCGACTTCTCCGAACTGCTGTTGCGTGCCCTCGACCTGTGGCGCGACAACCCCGGCTTGCTGGCCCATTACCAGAAGCGTTTCCGGCACATCCTGGTGGACGAATTCCAGGACACCAACGCCGTGCAGTACGCCTGGTTGCGCCTGCTGGCCAAGGGTGGCGACAGCCTGATGGTGGTGGGTGACGACGACCAGTCGATCTACGGCTGGCGCGGCGCGAAAATCGAGAACATCTATCAGTACTCCGAGGACTTCCCGGACGCGGTGACCATCCGCCTCGAGCAAAACTACCGCTCTACCGCCGGGATTCTCAAGGCCGCCAACGCCTTGATCGCCAACAACACCGGGCGTCTGGGCAAAGAGCTGTGGACCGACGGCGGCGAAGGCGAAGCGATCAACCTGTACGCCGCCTTCAACGAGCACGATGAAGCGCGCTACGTGGTGGAAACCATCGAAGGTGCGCTGAAAACCGGTCTTTCACGCAGCGATATCGCCATTCTCTACCGCTCCAATGCCCAATCGCGGGTATTGGAGGAAGCCTTGTTGCGCGAGCGCATCCCGTATCGCATCTATGGCGGCCAGCGCTTCTTCGAGCGTGCAGAAATCAAGAACGCCATGGCCTACCTGCGCTTGCTGGAAGGTCGCGGCAACGATGCGGCGCTGGAGCGGGTGATCAACATCCCGGCCCGTGGCATCGGCGAAAAAACCGTCGAGGCCATTCGCGAACACGCTCGCCATGCCGATGTGTCGATGTGGGAGGCCATGCGCCTGCTCATCGCCAATAAAGGCCTGACGGGCCGTGCAGCCGGCGCACTGGGAGTGTTCGTCGAGCTGATCGAGAACCTTGGGGCCAAATGCGCGGAAATGCCTTTGCATTTGATGACCCAGACCGTGATCGAACAGTCCGGGCTGATCGCCTACCACGAGGCCGAAAAAGGCGAGAAAGGCCAGGCCAGGGTAGAAAACCTTGAGGAATTGGTGAGCGCCGCCCGCGCGTTCGAAAATGCCGAGAACGAAGAGGACCTGACGCCGCTCGCCGCCTTCCTTGGCCATGCTTCGCTGGAGGCCGGGGACGCCCAGGCTGACGAACATGAAGACAGCGTCCAGCTGATGACCCTGCACAGTGCCAAGGGCCTGGAATTCCCGTACGTGTTCCTGGTGGGCATGGAAGAAGGCTTGTTCCCGCACAAGATGAGCCTGGAAGAGCCTGGCCGTCTTGAAGAAGAACGTCGCCTGGCTTACGTGGGCATTACCCGGGCCATGCAGAACCTGGTGATGACCTATGCCGAAACCCGACGCCTGTACGGCAGTGAGACCTACAACAAGGTGTCGCGCTTCGTACGTGAAGTGCCGAAGGGGCTGATTCAGGAAGTGCGCCTGTCCAACAGCGTCAGCCGCCCGTTCGGCGGTGGCCAGCAGCAGAACTCCAGCACCATGTTTGCCGGTTCCGAGATTCCGGAAACCCCGTTCAGCCTGGGCCAGCAGGTCAAGCATGCAATCTTCGGCGAAGGCGTGATCCTCAACTTCGAAGGCGCCGGTGCCCAGGCGCGGGTGCAGGTCAACTTTGCCGAGGGCAGCAAGTGGCTGATGATGGGCTACGCAAAACTTGAGGCTGTCTGAAGTCTTCCCTCCTATAGGAGCGAGCTTGCTCGCGAAGAACGTCCAGATAACGCGTTCATCCAGAATACTCGCGTTATCGTTGACGATTTTCGCGAGCAAGCTCGCTCCTACGGGGAACCGTTCAACATGAAGGTTTTTGGCCCACCCTTGTTTTTAATAAGGGCGGGCCAATATCTGTAATAACTCCTACAGACCATTCCGAATCAGTCCTACGCAAAAGCCCGAAACATTATGTCGCTAGCCACTGTCACGACACCTGTGCAACATGGCGCGCGTGCAATCCACAAATGGGAATTCCCTTTATGAAACGTTTTCTTAGCATCGCCATGGCGTTGTGCATCGGCTTGACGATGAGTCTCGACGCCAACGCCAAACGCTTCGGTGGCGGCAAAAGTTCCGGCGCGGCCCCGACTCACCAGACCAGCCAGATGGCTCCATCCGCCGGTGCCGGTGGTGCCGCCGCTACTGCAGGCGCAGCCGGTGCCGCTGGCGCCGCAGCCAAGGCCGGCGGTGCTTCGCGCTGGTTGGGCCCATTGGCCGGCATCGCCGCCGGTGGCCTGCTCGCGTCCATGTTCATGGGCGGCGGCTTCCAGGGCATGCAGATCTTCGACATCCTGATCCTGGCGGTCATTGCCTTCGTGATCTTCCGCTTCATCGCCGCCCGTCGCCGCAAGCAGCAGGAGCACCTGGCTCCGGCCGGCGCGCCGATGCAGCGTGAAGTGTTCGAGCAAAAACCCGCCATGGGTTCGATCTTCGGCGGATCGGCAGCTCCTGCGCCCGCCCGTCCGGTGATCAACGCGCCGGCCTGGTTCAACGAAGAACGTTTCATCGAAGCGGCCCGCAGTCACTTCCAGTCCCTGCAGCAGCACTGGGACGCCAACGAAATGGACAAGATCGCCGAGTTCGTGACTCCGCAACTGCTGGAGTTCCTCAAACGCGAGCGCGCCGACCTGGGTGACGGCTTCCAGTCGACCTATATCGACGACCTGCGCGTACAGCTGGACGGTGTGGATGATCGCGCCGACAAGACCATCGCCACCCTGACCTTCAGCGGCGTGTCGAAGACCTCGCGTTTCGACCAGGGCGAAGTGTTCAGCGAAAGCTGGAACATGGAACGTCCCCAGGGCGACAACCAGCCATGGCTGGTCGCCGGTATCCGCCAGAACGGCTGAAACCCGCACGCTTGAGCAAGTGGTAACAAAAACCCCGGACATGTTCCGGGGTTTTCTATTTCACGGTTGCACTTATAGCGAGCTACTGTATAAAACGCCCCTATAAGACGTGCCTTCTAGCAAGAGGATCCCGGCCGTGGAAGAAATCATCGAACAACTGCGTGAAGCCAACGAACCGGTCCCGGTTCCTTTGGAACTGCCTGACGAAGACCAATTGGTGGAAATCGAGGAACAACTGTTCATCGACATCCCCTTTGTGTTCCGCGAATTCCTGCTGACCGTCAGCGACGTGGTCTACGGCAGCCTCGAGCCGGTGACCGTCACCGACCCGCAGTCCCACACGTATCTGCCGGACGTGGCCGCCAACGCCTGGGATGCCGGGGTTGATCGCAGCATGATCCCGATCTGCCAGGACGGCGACGACTACTATTGCGTCGAAGAAGACGGCACCGTGGTGTTGTGGTCCGGCGAGGAGGAACTGGTCACCGAAGAAACCTGGGAGTCAGTGTGGCACTGGGCACGGGACGTCTGGCTGGAAAGCTGACACATAAGACTGTTGTGGCGAGGGAGCTTGCTCCCGCTGGGCTGCGATGCAGCCCCCGTCAACGTCAGTTAATGCTCCGTATCCTTGTGGTTATCCAGCGTCTCCAGCAAGGCCACCTGCATCCGCGTATGCACGCGGATGAACCAGCGCCAGAGCACGGCCGCCACCGCCGCCGTGACTACGGCAATCAGCACCAGCAACTTGTTGGTCGGCAGAATACTCGCCGACAAGGCTGCCAATAGCAGGAAAATCACCAGCAGCGACAGAATGGGGATCAGCTCCGCGATCACCCGCCGCACGCGCTGGGTATGCCGCCCGGCCATTTCCGGCGTCACGCTCATCTCCGCCAACAGCATCGACAGTGCCTTGAGCTTGCGATACGCCGCGATCAAAAACGGCAGCGACAACAGCAATGCCCCACCCCAGATCAGCGCCTTCTGCCAGCTTTGATCGCTGATCCAGCCTTCCAGATACCCGCCGATGCGCGCCGCGAAAAAGCTGCCGGCGAAGAAGATCGCGATCACCAGCGCCAGGTTCACCCCCACTTGCAGAATGATCTTGCGGATCATCGATGCCAGCATCGCGCCCTCGCCTTGCGGCTGGATACTGCGCAGCCATTCGCCATACATTGCGAATACCCGGCTCATGCGCCGGGGCATCACGGCGGCAATCTTCAACGACAGCGGGTCGGCGCCACGGATCAGGTAAGGGGTGAGCAACGTCGTTATCGCCGAAACCGCTACCGCCACCGGATACAGAAAGTCGCTGGTGACCTGCAGGGTCATTCCCAGCGCCGCGATGATGA
This genomic stretch from Pseudomonas orientalis harbors:
- a CDS encoding SMI1/KNR4 family protein, whose translation is MEEIIEQLREANEPVPVPLELPDEDQLVEIEEQLFIDIPFVFREFLLTVSDVVYGSLEPVTVTDPQSHTYLPDVAANAWDAGVDRSMIPICQDGDDYYCVEEDGTVVLWSGEEELVTEETWESVWHWARDVWLES
- a CDS encoding Tim44 domain-containing protein, which produces MKRFLSIAMALCIGLTMSLDANAKRFGGGKSSGAAPTHQTSQMAPSAGAGGAAATAGAAGAAGAAAKAGGASRWLGPLAGIAAGGLLASMFMGGGFQGMQIFDILILAVIAFVIFRFIAARRRKQQEHLAPAGAPMQREVFEQKPAMGSIFGGSAAPAPARPVINAPAWFNEERFIEAARSHFQSLQQHWDANEMDKIAEFVTPQLLEFLKRERADLGDGFQSTYIDDLRVQLDGVDDRADKTIATLTFSGVSKTSRFDQGEVFSESWNMERPQGDNQPWLVAGIRQNG
- the uvrD gene encoding DNA helicase II, giving the protein MRDDLSLLLNSLNDAQRQAVAAPVGRQLVLAGAGSGKTRVLVHRIAWLIQVENASPHSILSVTFTNKAAAEMRHRIEQLMGISPAGMWVGTFHGLAHRLLRAHWQEAGLAQTFQILDSDDQQRLVKRVIRELGLDEQRWPARQAQWFINGQKDEGLRPQHIQASGDLFLATMRSIYEAYEAACARAGVIDFSELLLRALDLWRDNPGLLAHYQKRFRHILVDEFQDTNAVQYAWLRLLAKGGDSLMVVGDDDQSIYGWRGAKIENIYQYSEDFPDAVTIRLEQNYRSTAGILKAANALIANNTGRLGKELWTDGGEGEAINLYAAFNEHDEARYVVETIEGALKTGLSRSDIAILYRSNAQSRVLEEALLRERIPYRIYGGQRFFERAEIKNAMAYLRLLEGRGNDAALERVINIPARGIGEKTVEAIREHARHADVSMWEAMRLLIANKGLTGRAAGALGVFVELIENLGAKCAEMPLHLMTQTVIEQSGLIAYHEAEKGEKGQARVENLEELVSAARAFENAENEEDLTPLAAFLGHASLEAGDAQADEHEDSVQLMTLHSAKGLEFPYVFLVGMEEGLFPHKMSLEEPGRLEEERRLAYVGITRAMQNLVMTYAETRRLYGSETYNKVSRFVREVPKGLIQEVRLSNSVSRPFGGGQQQNSSTMFAGSEIPETPFSLGQQVKHAIFGEGVILNFEGAGAQARVQVNFAEGSKWLMMGYAKLEAV